Proteins from one Pseudomonas sp. KBS0710 genomic window:
- a CDS encoding proline/glycine betaine ABC transporter permease yields the protein MFPESFTFSIADWVNGWVDSLVTNYGDVFRHISDTLLWAIVNLEGLLRAAPWWLMLAIVGGIAWHATRKLVTTAVIVGLLFLVGAVGLWDKLMQTLALMMVATVISVLIGIPLGILSARSNRLRSVLMPLLDIMQTMPSFVYLIPVLMLFGLGKVPAIFATVIYAAPPLIRLTDLGIRQVDGEVMEAINAFGANRWQQLFGVQLPLALPSIMAGINQTTMMALSMVVIASMIGARGLGEDVLVGIQTLNVGRGLEAGLAIVILAVVIDRITQAYGRPRHEASK from the coding sequence ATGTTTCCTGAGAGTTTTACGTTTTCCATCGCCGACTGGGTCAACGGTTGGGTGGACTCGCTGGTCACCAACTACGGCGATGTGTTCCGGCACATCTCCGACACGCTGTTGTGGGCTATCGTCAACCTGGAAGGCTTGCTGCGCGCAGCGCCCTGGTGGCTGATGCTGGCCATCGTCGGCGGTATTGCCTGGCACGCCACCCGCAAGCTGGTGACCACGGCAGTGATCGTCGGTCTGCTGTTCCTGGTGGGCGCGGTTGGCCTGTGGGACAAGCTCATGCAAACCCTGGCACTGATGATGGTCGCCACGGTGATCTCGGTGCTGATCGGCATTCCGTTGGGCATTTTGTCTGCACGCAGCAATCGCCTGCGCTCGGTGCTGATGCCGCTGCTCGACATCATGCAAACCATGCCCAGCTTCGTGTACCTGATCCCGGTGCTGATGCTGTTTGGCCTGGGCAAGGTGCCGGCGATTTTCGCCACGGTGATCTACGCCGCGCCACCGTTGATTCGCCTCACCGACTTGGGCATTCGCCAGGTCGACGGCGAAGTCATGGAAGCCATCAACGCCTTCGGTGCCAACCGCTGGCAGCAACTGTTTGGCGTGCAACTGCCGCTGGCATTGCCGAGCATCATGGCGGGTATCAACCAGACCACCATGATGGCGTTGTCGATGGTGGTGATCGCCTCGATGATCGGCGCCCGTGGCTTGGGTGAAGACGTGCTCGTCGGCATCCAGACCCTCAACGTCGGCCGTGGCCTCGAAGCGGGGCTGGCGATTGTGATTCTTGCAGTGGTCATCGACCGCATTACCCAGGCCTATGGTCGTCCACGGCATGAGGCGAGCAAATGA
- a CDS encoding glycine betaine/L-proline ABC transporter ATP-binding protein, whose translation MTTVSKIEVKNVFKIFGNRSKEALAMVGQGKTKDQVLAETGCVVGVNDLSLSIGTGEIFVIMGLSGSGKSTLVRHFNRLIDPTSGAILVDGEDILQLDMEALRQFRRHKISMVFQSFGLLPHKTVLDNVAYGLKVRGETKQVCAERALHWIETVGLKGYENKYPHQLSGGMRQRVGLARALAADTDIILMDEAFSALDPLIRAEMQDQLLELQKTLHKTIVFITHDLDEAVRIGNRIAILKDGKLIQVGTPREILHSPADEYVDRFVQRRAAVV comes from the coding sequence ATGACTACTGTCAGCAAAATTGAAGTTAAAAACGTCTTCAAGATCTTCGGCAACCGCTCCAAGGAAGCCCTGGCGATGGTTGGCCAGGGCAAGACCAAGGACCAGGTGCTGGCCGAGACCGGCTGCGTGGTCGGCGTGAACGACCTGTCACTGAGCATCGGCACCGGCGAGATCTTTGTGATCATGGGCCTGTCGGGTTCGGGCAAGTCTACCCTGGTGCGCCACTTCAACCGCCTGATCGACCCTACCAGCGGCGCGATCCTGGTGGACGGCGAAGACATCCTGCAACTGGACATGGAAGCCCTGCGTCAATTCCGTCGCCACAAGATCAGCATGGTGTTCCAGAGCTTCGGCCTGCTGCCCCACAAGACTGTGCTCGACAACGTCGCCTACGGCCTCAAGGTGCGCGGCGAAACCAAGCAGGTGTGCGCCGAACGCGCGCTGCACTGGATCGAAACCGTGGGCCTCAAGGGCTACGAAAACAAATACCCGCACCAGCTTTCCGGCGGCATGCGCCAACGTGTTGGCCTGGCCCGCGCCTTGGCGGCCGATACCGACATCATCCTGATGGACGAAGCCTTCAGCGCCCTCGACCCGCTGATCCGCGCCGAGATGCAGGACCAGTTGCTGGAGCTGCAAAAGACCCTGCACAAGACCATCGTGTTCATTACTCACGACCTCGACGAGGCGGTGCGCATTGGCAACCGCATTGCGATTCTCAAGGACGGCAAGCTGATCCAGGTCGGCACGCCGCGCGAGATTCTGCATTCGCCGGCGGATGAGTATGTGGACCGATTTGTTCAGCGGCGGGCGGCGGTGGTCTGA
- a CDS encoding ABC transporter substrate-binding protein: MKMNKTLLATVLSAGLLASAGAEAAGWCESGKPVKFAGLNWESGMLLTDILQTVLEKGYDCKTDSLPGNSITMENALSSNDIQVFAEEWVGRSEVWNKAEKAGKVVGVGAPVVGAVEGWYVPRYVIEGDAKRKLEPKAPDLKNIADLAKYASVFKDQEEPSKGRFYNCPAGWTCELDNSEMLKSYGLESTYTNFRPGTGPALDAAVLSSYKRGEPILFYYWSPTPLMGQVDLVKLEEKPGVDKSVSIKVGLSKTFHEQAPELVAVLEKVNLPIDLLNQNLGRMAKERIESPKLAKIFLKEHPEVWHAWVSDDAAKKIDAAL; encoded by the coding sequence ATGAAGATGAATAAAACCCTGCTGGCCACCGTGTTATCTGCAGGCTTGCTGGCCTCTGCCGGCGCCGAGGCGGCGGGTTGGTGCGAATCCGGCAAGCCGGTGAAGTTCGCCGGGCTGAACTGGGAAAGCGGCATGTTGCTCACCGACATCCTGCAAACCGTGCTGGAGAAAGGCTACGACTGCAAAACCGACAGCCTGCCGGGCAATTCCATCACCATGGAAAACGCCCTGAGCAGCAACGACATCCAGGTGTTCGCCGAAGAGTGGGTAGGCCGCAGCGAAGTCTGGAACAAGGCCGAGAAGGCCGGCAAAGTCGTTGGCGTTGGCGCGCCGGTTGTCGGTGCCGTCGAAGGCTGGTACGTGCCGCGTTACGTGATTGAGGGCGACGCCAAGCGCAAGTTGGAACCCAAGGCGCCGGACCTGAAAAACATCGCCGACCTGGCCAAATACGCCTCGGTGTTCAAGGACCAGGAAGAACCGTCCAAAGGCCGCTTCTACAACTGCCCGGCCGGCTGGACCTGTGAGCTGGACAACAGCGAGATGCTCAAAAGCTACGGCCTGGAAAGCACCTACACCAACTTCCGCCCTGGCACCGGCCCGGCGCTGGATGCCGCTGTGCTGTCGAGCTACAAGCGTGGCGAGCCGATCCTGTTTTACTACTGGTCGCCCACCCCGCTGATGGGCCAGGTCGATCTGGTCAAGCTCGAAGAAAAACCCGGTGTGGATAAAAGCGTGAGCATCAAGGTCGGCCTGTCCAAGACCTTCCACGAACAAGCGCCTGAACTGGTAGCGGTGCTGGAGAAGGTCAACCTGCCTATCGATCTGCTTAACCAGAACCTCGGTCGCATGGCCAAAGAGCGAATTGAGTCGCCAAAACTGGCGAAAATTTTCCTCAAGGAACATCCTGAAGTCTGGCACGCATGGGTGAGCGACGACGCAGCCAAGAAAATCGACGCGGCCTTGTAG